A genomic stretch from Patescibacteria group bacterium includes:
- the nifS gene encoding cysteine desulfurase NifS, which translates to MKIKVYFDNAATTPLDKRVLVAMLPYLKKKYGNASTIYLLGQEAKEAIEKSREIIANFISAKKEEIIFTSGGTESNNLAIKGVALANEKFGQHIITSQIEHHAVLEPCHWLEKRGFKITYLPVDRNGLVNLNEVEKAITNETILISIMQANNEIGTIQPIAEIGKIVKKIRARRYEIGIKIPIYFHTDAVQSFGHLPINVDELGVDLLSASAHKLYGPKGIGLLYLRRGVKIEPLLHGGGHEQGIRSGTENVAGIVGFAKAVELARETMNEEYQKLIQLKEKMIKGIFEKIKDVRLNGHPHLRLPNNLNFSIEGVEGEAMVLALNEVGIAASTGSACSSKSLRPSHVLKAIGLSDAEAHSSLRLTLGRFTKEREINYFLKIFPQIIKKLRSISPFYKKINQ; encoded by the coding sequence ATGAAAATAAAAGTTTATTTCGATAATGCGGCAACTACACCACTAGATAAGAGAGTTTTGGTCGCAATGTTGCCGTATTTGAAAAAAAAATATGGTAACGCTTCAACTATTTATTTATTAGGACAAGAAGCTAAGGAGGCCATTGAAAAATCCCGCGAAATAATAGCTAATTTTATTAGCGCTAAAAAAGAGGAAATTATTTTTACTAGTGGTGGGACTGAGTCCAATAATTTAGCCATTAAAGGAGTGGCTTTAGCCAACGAAAAATTTGGTCAGCATATTATTACTTCACAAATTGAACATCACGCCGTTTTAGAGCCTTGTCATTGGTTAGAAAAAAGAGGGTTTAAAATTACTTATCTGCCAGTGGATAGGAATGGCTTGGTTAATCTCAATGAAGTCGAAAAAGCCATCACTAATGAAACAATTTTAATTTCAATAATGCAGGCTAATAATGAAATCGGAACGATTCAGCCGATTGCAGAAATTGGGAAAATAGTTAAGAAAATTAGAGCCAGAAGGTATGAAATAGGTATCAAAATACCAATTTACTTTCATACGGACGCTGTTCAAAGTTTTGGTCACCTACCAATTAATGTTGATGAGTTGGGAGTTGATTTACTTTCTGCCTCAGCCCACAAATTATATGGACCAAAGGGTATTGGACTACTCTATCTTCGTCGGGGCGTAAAAATTGAACCACTCTTACATGGTGGTGGACATGAACAAGGAATTCGTTCTGGGACCGAAAACGTTGCCGGCATTGTTGGCTTTGCCAAAGCCGTTGAATTGGCCCGAGAGACAATGAATGAAGAATATCAAAAATTAATCCAGTTAAAAGAAAAAATGATCAAGGGTATTTTTGAAAAAATTAAAGATGTTCGTCTTAATGGCCATCCCCATCTACGCCTGCCAAATAATCTTAATTTTTCCATTGAGGGTGTTGAGGGCGAAGCAATGGTTCTTGCCTTAAATGAGGTTGGTATCGCTGCCTCAACTGGTTCAGCCTGTTCATCGAAAAGTCTTCGCCCATCACATGTTTTAAAAGCGATCGGGCTTTCCGATGCAGAAGCGCATTCTTCTTTACGTCTAACCTTAGGCCGGTTTACTAAAGAGAGAGAGATTAATTATTTTTTGAAAATTTTCCCCCAGATAATAAAAAAATTGCGTTCAATCTCTCCTTTTTATAAAAAAATTAACCAATAA
- a CDS encoding ribonuclease J gives MKNPPQTLKIIPLGGSEEVGKNCTVFEYGQEIIVLDLGLDFPTEETPGVDYIIPDVSYLKKNKEKIKAIVISHGHLDHIGAIPYIISEIGYPPIYGLPLTIGLIGERLEEFNLEKKVRLKRVNLDSVLEFKNFRLSFFHVNHNIPDSMGIVFETPVGKVVHTGDFKIDLTPTDQKPIDLEKIKNLGKQEILVLLSDSVNAAEPGKTVSEQQVATMIDNLFSKIKGRIIFTTFSTLITRIQELIKVAEKYGRRVVIAGLAMEKTCRVAIELGYLKVKPETLIWPHQMKKISPEKIVVLASGSQGMENSALSRISIGKHRFVKIKKGDTVIFSSSPIPGNERAIHDLMNNLVDHGAKVIYEPLFGIHASGHAQRDDLRLILSLIKPRYFVPAYGEHYMQVAHAEIAQEVGLSPENIFILNNGDCLEIDQNKIARLIKNKAPNEAILVDGLGVGDIKHVVLRDRKTLSKAGIFVIILLTERKRKIINHLEVVSRGFVFLKESEKLIKETKNKIKKITKKYLKSQAKIIDWEPLKNKLRNQIGDFLFSKTGRRPMILPIVIEI, from the coding sequence ATGAAAAACCCTCCACAAACTTTAAAAATTATTCCCTTAGGCGGTTCAGAAGAGGTTGGCAAAAACTGCACCGTTTTTGAATACGGCCAAGAAATCATTGTTCTCGACCTCGGACTTGATTTTCCAACCGAAGAGACACCAGGTGTTGATTATATTATTCCTGATGTTAGTTATTTGAAAAAAAATAAAGAAAAAATAAAAGCTATTGTCATTAGTCACGGTCATCTTGACCACATTGGCGCTATTCCTTATATAATTTCTGAGATTGGCTATCCACCCATTTACGGCCTGCCCCTTACTATTGGATTAATTGGTGAACGCTTAGAAGAGTTTAATTTAGAAAAGAAAGTAAGGTTAAAGAGAGTTAACCTTGATTCAGTTTTAGAATTTAAAAACTTCCGCCTTTCTTTTTTCCATGTTAATCATAATATTCCTGATTCGATGGGTATTGTTTTTGAAACACCGGTTGGCAAAGTTGTCCACACCGGTGATTTTAAAATTGATTTAACACCAACGGATCAAAAACCAATTGATTTAGAAAAAATTAAAAATCTAGGTAAACAAGAAATCTTGGTTCTTCTTTCTGACAGTGTCAACGCCGCCGAGCCTGGCAAAACCGTTTCCGAACAACAAGTCGCAACAATGATTGATAACCTTTTTTCGAAAATCAAGGGCCGGATTATTTTTACTACCTTCTCCACCCTTATCACTCGTATCCAAGAATTAATCAAGGTGGCAGAAAAATATGGTCGGCGGGTCGTCATCGCTGGTCTAGCTATGGAGAAAACTTGTCGGGTTGCCATTGAGCTTGGTTATTTAAAAGTCAAACCAGAAACTTTAATTTGGCCCCATCAAATGAAAAAAATTTCGCCGGAAAAAATTGTTGTCCTTGCTTCCGGCTCACAGGGAATGGAAAATTCCGCCCTCTCTCGCATTTCTATTGGCAAACATCGTTTTGTTAAAATTAAAAAGGGCGATACGGTTATTTTTTCTTCTTCGCCAATTCCTGGTAATGAAAGGGCTATTCATGATTTAATGAATAACCTTGTTGATCACGGCGCCAAAGTAATCTACGAACCACTTTTTGGTATTCATGCCTCTGGTCATGCTCAACGGGATGACTTGAGGTTGATTCTTTCTTTAATTAAACCTCGATATTTTGTCCCAGCTTATGGTGAACATTATATGCAAGTTGCTCATGCGGAAATCGCTCAGGAAGTTGGTTTGTCTCCAGAAAATATTTTTATTTTAAATAATGGTGATTGTTTAGAAATCGATCAAAATAAAATTGCTCGCCTCATTAAAAACAAAGCACCAAATGAGGCTATTCTGGTTGACGGTCTGGGAGTTGGCGATATTAAACATGTCGTCTTACGCGATCGCAAAACTTTGTCAAAGGCCGGAATTTTTGTTATTATCTTATTAACTGAGAGAAAAAGAAAGATTATTAATCATTTAGAAGTTGTCTCGCGAGGTTTTGTTTTTCTCAAAGAATCAGAAAAATTAATTAAAGAAACAAAAAATAAAATCAAAAAAATTACCAAAAAATATCTCAAATCGCAAGCAAAAATTATTGATTGGGAGCCATTAAAAAATAAACTTCGCAATCAGATCGGCGATTTCCTTTTTTCCAAAACTGGTCGCCGACCAATGATTTTGCCTATAGTGATTGAGATATAA
- the trpS gene encoding tryptophan--tRNA ligase, which yields MPRVFSGMRPSGELHLGNYLGALKNWLALQNQYECLFCIVDYHAITTPFEPKKMKKKIFDLAVSYLAAGLDPKKSIIFIQSEVPEVTELAWIFNSITPIGELKRMTQFKEKSKQHPESVNIGLLDYPVLMAADILLYKAELVPVGEDQVQHVELTRTIARKFNKIFGPTFPEPKVVLTKAPRVMSLKDPTKKMSKTGDEGIALVDPPEIIWKKLSIAVTDPARKRRTDPGEPKKCNLYSLHELFTEEKIKREMAKKCRTAQVGCLECKKILAENIAKELAPFRKKYLELSKNQGLINKILADGAQRAKKIASETLNEVKKKIGLR from the coding sequence ATGCCTCGTGTTTTTTCTGGTATGCGGCCAAGTGGTGAGTTGCATTTAGGCAACTACCTCGGCGCATTAAAAAATTGGCTAGCTCTACAGAATCAATATGAGTGTCTTTTTTGTATTGTTGATTATCATGCCATTACCACTCCTTTTGAACCAAAAAAAATGAAAAAGAAGATTTTTGATTTAGCCGTCAGTTATTTAGCCGCTGGTCTCGACCCAAAAAAATCAATTATTTTTATCCAATCAGAAGTTCCGGAAGTAACAGAATTGGCCTGGATTTTCAACAGCATCACACCGATTGGCGAATTAAAAAGAATGACCCAATTTAAAGAAAAATCAAAGCAACACCCCGAATCGGTAAATATCGGTCTACTTGATTATCCAGTTTTAATGGCGGCTGATATTTTACTTTATAAGGCAGAATTAGTGCCAGTTGGCGAAGACCAAGTTCAACACGTAGAATTAACACGGACCATTGCGAGAAAATTCAACAAAATCTTTGGCCCAACCTTTCCTGAACCAAAAGTAGTTCTTACTAAGGCGCCGCGAGTAATGAGTTTAAAGGATCCAACAAAAAAAATGAGTAAGACTGGTGATGAGGGTATTGCTTTAGTTGATCCACCAGAAATAATCTGGAAAAAACTTTCTATTGCTGTTACTGACCCGGCCAGAAAAAGAAGAACAGACCCTGGCGAGCCCAAAAAATGTAATCTTTATAGTTTGCACGAATTATTTACTGAGGAAAAAATAAAAAGAGAGATGGCTAAAAAATGCCGCACCGCTCAAGTCGGTTGTTTAGAATGTAAAAAAATTTTGGCTGAAAACATTGCCAAAGAATTAGCGCCATTTAGAAAAAAATATCTCGAATTATCGAAAAATCAAGGCCTAATAAATAAAATTTTAGCTGACGGTGCTCAACGAGCTAAGAAAATTGCTTCGGAAACACTCAATGAAGTTAAGAAAAAAATCGGTTTGAGATAA
- a CDS encoding thioredoxin family protein has protein sequence MNGEQTKKKFWEVVSPKTTFIFGIITGIALFATLSLVYSYTVMNKMRADMALENKATGALSETPNQPTPQEPSGTPVGSFIDTGKPVCKKDGKPIVRLFTTSWCPHCQWIKETFDKVAKEYVQKKKIIAYHWQLDKGQEDDTLTPQKEGSVPETEMNVFQEFNPYGSIPTFVFGCRYYRIGNAYEREGAAGLPKEEKEFRDLIEKLLKG, from the coding sequence ATGAACGGAGAACAAACAAAAAAGAAATTTTGGGAAGTTGTTTCGCCAAAAACGACTTTTATTTTCGGTATTATTACCGGAATTGCTCTTTTTGCTACCCTGAGTCTGGTTTATTCCTATACAGTAATGAATAAGATGAGAGCGGATATGGCTTTAGAAAATAAAGCAACTGGTGCTTTAAGTGAAACACCAAACCAACCCACACCACAAGAACCTTCAGGAACACCAGTCGGTTCCTTTATTGATACCGGCAAACCAGTTTGTAAGAAAGACGGTAAACCAATTGTCAGACTTTTTACCACTAGTTGGTGTCCTCATTGTCAATGGATAAAAGAAACCTTTGATAAGGTGGCAAAAGAGTATGTTCAAAAGAAAAAAATCATTGCCTATCACTGGCAACTAGATAAAGGCCAAGAAGATGACACTTTAACTCCGCAAAAGGAAGGTTCAGTCCCCGAGACAGAGATGAATGTTTTTCAAGAATTTAATCCTTATGGTTCGATCCCAACCTTTGTTTTTGGCTGTCGTTATTATCGGATTGGCAATGCTTATGAAAGAGAGGGTGCGGCAGGTTTGCCAAAAGAAGAAAAAGAATTTCGTGACTTAATTGAGAAACTTTTGAAGGGATAA
- the murI gene encoding glutamate racemase: protein MIGVFDSGIGGLTVVKKIFEILPEYQILYFGDTARTPYGGRGKEVIEKYAREAADFLIKKGAKIIVVACNTVSAVAYENLKKNFSLPIFEVVTPAVEKAVKITRNKRIGVIGTRATVNSRIYEKLIQEKNSALKVFSQAAPLLVPLVEEGWLKKAETKRIIKSYLHPLKMAQIDTLIMACTHYPLLRHQIQLKIGRQVRLVDPGEEVIFKLKEFLEKNSEIEKKIVKSHNHQFFVSDLTPKFREVAYHWLGQKIQLQRT from the coding sequence ATGATTGGTGTTTTTGATTCAGGTATTGGCGGCTTAACAGTTGTTAAGAAGATATTTGAAATTTTACCCGAATATCAAATTCTATATTTTGGTGATACGGCTCGTACGCCCTATGGTGGTCGGGGTAAAGAAGTAATTGAAAAGTATGCCCGAGAAGCAGCTGATTTTTTAATTAAAAAAGGGGCCAAGATTATCGTTGTGGCTTGTAATACCGTTTCAGCCGTGGCTTATGAAAATTTAAAAAAGAATTTTTCACTACCAATTTTTGAAGTTGTAACACCAGCTGTCGAAAAAGCCGTCAAAATAACAAGAAACAAAAGAATTGGCGTCATCGGCACTCGAGCCACGGTTAATTCTCGAATTTATGAAAAGTTAATTCAGGAGAAGAATTCAGCTCTTAAAGTTTTCTCCCAAGCTGCCCCGCTGCTTGTTCCCTTAGTTGAAGAAGGTTGGCTGAAAAAAGCCGAGACAAAAAGGATTATTAAATCTTATCTTCATCCATTAAAGATGGCGCAAATTGATACTTTAATTATGGCCTGTACTCATTATCCTCTACTGCGCCACCAGATTCAATTAAAAATCGGCCGGCAAGTCAGACTCGTTGATCCGGGAGAGGAAGTAATTTTCAAATTAAAAGAATTTTTAGAAAAAAATTCAGAGATTGAAAAAAAAATAGTCAAAAGCCACAATCATCAATTTTTCGTTTCTGATTTAACACCAAAATTTCGTGAGGTTGCTTATCATTGGTTAGGACAGAAAATACAACTTCAGAGAACTTGA
- a CDS encoding phosphomannomutase/phosphoglucomutase, translated as MSQINPTIFREYDIRGRVDKDLNEETVKIIGQGFGTFLDQKNIREVVVGYDAREYSERLKNFFVSGLVSTGVNITDVGMTLTPILYFAQYHLKIKGVAMVTASHNPNGWSGFKLGYGFSTTLLPEGIEELRQIIERGDFIQRVGQIKKYEKINEDYKNYVLKKIKIKRPLKVVVDAGNGTAGPIVPPILKEAGCEVIEQYCDLDFSFPHHEPNPTLVASLEALARKVREVKADLGMAFDGDGDRLGCVDENGEPVWPDQILILLSRLVLKKRPGAKIVFDVKSTRALAEDIKAHGGVPVMWKVGHSYIKQKAQEVDAALAGERSGHIFFREDYYSYDDAIYAALKLLEYLSEEKKKISELVAPARRYVNSPNWHVDCPDEIKYQIIEKLTKDFEEEFGKEKLITINGVRVEFDDGWGLVRASSNLPVLVLGFEATNEKRMREIEEIFRKKLERYPQIGKKWRSG; from the coding sequence ATGTCTCAAATCAACCCAACAATTTTTCGCGAATATGACATTCGAGGTCGAGTTGATAAAGATTTAAATGAAGAAACGGTTAAAATTATTGGTCAAGGTTTTGGTACTTTTCTGGATCAAAAAAATATCAGGGAAGTAGTTGTTGGTTATGATGCTCGTGAATATTCTGAGAGATTAAAAAATTTTTTTGTAAGTGGTCTAGTGTCAACTGGTGTTAATATTACTGACGTGGGCATGACACTAACCCCGATTTTATACTTTGCTCAATATCATCTTAAAATTAAAGGCGTGGCCATGGTTACTGCCTCACATAATCCGAACGGTTGGAGTGGTTTTAAGTTGGGCTATGGTTTTTCTACTACTTTACTGCCGGAAGGAATTGAAGAACTTCGTCAGATTATCGAGAGAGGAGATTTTATTCAAAGAGTGGGTCAGATTAAGAAATATGAGAAAATTAATGAAGATTACAAAAATTATGTGTTAAAAAAAATCAAGATTAAAAGACCTTTAAAAGTGGTTGTTGATGCTGGCAATGGGACGGCTGGACCGATCGTTCCGCCAATTTTAAAAGAAGCCGGCTGTGAGGTTATCGAACAATATTGTGATTTAGACTTTTCCTTTCCTCATCATGAGCCAAACCCAACCCTTGTTGCAAGTTTAGAGGCATTAGCTAGAAAAGTGCGAGAAGTGAAAGCCGATTTAGGAATGGCCTTCGATGGTGATGGCGATCGTTTGGGTTGTGTCGATGAAAATGGAGAACCTGTTTGGCCAGATCAAATTTTGATTCTACTTTCTCGTCTCGTCCTAAAAAAAAGACCGGGCGCAAAAATTGTTTTTGACGTTAAATCAACTCGGGCTTTAGCTGAAGATATTAAGGCTCATGGAGGTGTGCCAGTAATGTGGAAAGTTGGACATTCTTATATTAAACAGAAAGCTCAAGAAGTTGATGCGGCTTTAGCTGGTGAACGGAGTGGTCATATTTTTTTTCGAGAAGATTATTACAGTTATGATGATGCCATTTACGCTGCCCTTAAATTGTTAGAATATCTATCAGAGGAAAAGAAAAAAATTTCTGAATTAGTTGCTCCGGCTCGTCGTTATGTAAATTCGCCAAATTGGCATGTTGACTGTCCTGATGAGATTAAATATCAGATAATTGAAAAATTGACTAAAGATTTTGAAGAAGAATTTGGTAAAGAAAAATTAATTACCATTAACGGAGTACGAGTTGAATTTGATGATGGTTGGGGGTTGGTGCGCGCCTCTTCTAATTTACCGGTTCTAGTTTTGGGCTTTGAAGCAACAAATGAAAAAAGGATGAGAGAAATTGAAGAAATTTTTAGAAAAAAATTAGAAAGATATCCTCAAATAGGAAAAAAATGGAGAAGTGGTTAA
- a CDS encoding methyltransferase domain-containing protein, which produces MREEIAQRILEETKKNYEKIAEQFSQTRQWPWGVMKLFLAYLNDGDKILDIGCGNGRLYDLLKEKSIEYVGIDNSERLVEMAKKKFPMTRSEFLVMDALNLEFRDEEFDAVFMIAVLPHLPSQKLQIKVLSEAYRVLKIDGYLFLTCWNLWQPKLFFHNFIQRLKKPKLYQDLGWKDFFVPWHLSSNEIIQRFYHAFTKKELKKILEKVHFKVQDIFYEERGQKSNWLKSFNLVALAKK; this is translated from the coding sequence ATGAGAGAAGAAATAGCTCAGAGAATTTTAGAGGAGACAAAGAAAAATTATGAGAAAATTGCTGAGCAATTTTCTCAAACCAGACAATGGCCTTGGGGGGTGATGAAATTATTTTTGGCTTATCTAAACGATGGGGATAAAATTTTAGATATTGGCTGTGGCAATGGAAGACTTTATGATTTACTCAAAGAAAAAAGCATTGAATATGTAGGGATTGATAACTCAGAGAGGTTGGTAGAAATGGCGAAAAAGAAATTCCCAATGACAAGGTCAGAATTTTTGGTGATGGACGCTTTAAATTTAGAATTTCGAGACGAAGAATTTGACGCAGTTTTTATGATAGCCGTTTTACCACACCTCCCCTCGCAAAAATTACAGATTAAGGTACTAAGTGAGGCGTATCGTGTTTTGAAGATTGACGGCTATCTTTTTTTAACTTGCTGGAATCTTTGGCAACCAAAATTATTTTTTCATAATTTCATTCAGCGCTTAAAAAAACCAAAATTATATCAAGATTTAGGTTGGAAAGATTTCTTTGTCCCCTGGCATCTTTCTTCAAACGAAATTATTCAAAGATTTTACCACGCTTTTACCAAAAAAGAGTTAAAAAAAATCTTAGAAAAAGTTCATTTTAAAGTTCAAGATATTTTTTATGAAGAAAGAGGCCAAAAGTCAAACTGGCTTAAAAGCTTTAACCTTGTTGCTTTAGCTAAAAAGTGA
- a CDS encoding amino acid permease, whose protein sequence is MTFKKNRHFLKAWATFTGTIVGVGIFGLPYVAMKAGFFVVLFYFLAIIFLAIIVHSLLGEVARDTHKVARIPGYAEEYIGPKAKNFAFIVSSLSLVGALLAYLIIGGEFLYLFLKPWLGGWPIFYILLFFLFGAFLIYRGIEIISRFELVMLIIFVFLLLFFLWRAIPFIKFEHFTTFNSRFLTLPYGVVLFALWGIALIPEVKEMVERDQEKLRKVIIWGILTAAFCYLIFIFAILGASGLKTSENAISGFAFAIGDRIIAIGYLFGLITTFTSFITLGLTLKKIFWYDFKISPKISWALTCFIPLTLYFIGVKNFIEVIGLTGAIALGLEAILVIFIYKNFIQQRFQRPTPWWLYPLVIALLIGLGFEIIYLLSK, encoded by the coding sequence ATGACCTTTAAAAAAAATCGTCATTTTCTCAAAGCCTGGGCAACTTTTACCGGAACAATTGTTGGTGTCGGTATCTTTGGTCTGCCTTATGTGGCGATGAAAGCTGGTTTTTTTGTCGTTCTTTTCTATTTTCTCGCCATTATTTTTTTAGCCATTATTGTTCATTCTCTTTTAGGTGAGGTTGCCCGCGATACCCATAAGGTAGCACGCATTCCTGGTTACGCCGAAGAATATATTGGCCCAAAAGCAAAGAATTTTGCTTTTATTGTTTCCTCTTTGTCTCTAGTTGGTGCCTTACTTGCTTATTTGATTATTGGTGGCGAATTTCTATATCTTTTTCTGAAACCATGGTTAGGTGGCTGGCCAATTTTCTATATCCTCCTCTTTTTTCTTTTTGGTGCTTTTTTAATCTATCGCGGCATTGAGATTATTTCTCGTTTTGAATTAGTTATGCTAATTATTTTTGTTTTTCTTCTTCTTTTTTTCCTCTGGCGAGCCATTCCTTTTATCAAATTTGAACATTTTACGACTTTTAATTCTCGTTTTCTCACCTTGCCTTATGGTGTTGTCCTTTTTGCTCTTTGGGGTATTGCTTTGATTCCTGAAGTTAAAGAAATGGTTGAAAGAGACCAGGAAAAATTAAGAAAAGTAATTATTTGGGGTATTTTGACCGCTGCTTTCTGTTATCTAATTTTTATTTTTGCCATTTTAGGCGCCTCTGGTCTAAAAACTTCAGAAAATGCTATTTCGGGTTTTGCTTTTGCTATTGGTGACCGCATTATTGCCATTGGTTATCTTTTTGGTTTGATTACCACTTTCACTTCTTTTATCACTTTGGGTTTAACATTAAAGAAAATTTTTTGGTATGATTTTAAAATTTCGCCAAAAATTTCTTGGGCCTTAACTTGTTTTATTCCCTTAACTTTATATTTCATCGGCGTGAAAAATTTCATTGAGGTTATTGGTTTAACTGGCGCGATTGCTTTGGGTTTAGAAGCAATCTTGGTAATTTTTATCTACAAAAATTTCATCCAACAAAGATTTCAACGACCAACGCCTTGGTGGCTTTATCCATTAGTTATTGCTTTGCTGATCGGCCTTGGTTTTGAAATTATCTATCTTCTTTCAAAATAA
- a CDS encoding tRNA uridine(34) 5-carboxymethylaminomethyl modification radical SAM/GNAT enzyme Elp3 → MTSHKQKIIKIIQELSQKKFQSGESFLSLFRKLTKKYQISPPSYVEILSSYKLLRSQKKIRRCLFFEEMLKKRPVRSLSGVAVVSVLTKPYPCPGQCLYCPTEKGFPKSYLAGEPAAERARLLNYNPYLQVKKRIETLQKTGHSTDKIELIIIGASWSAYPKRYQEWFIKRCFDGANFSASKKLTEAQKKNEKAKNRIIGISVETRPDLISLKEIKRMRELGITKVELGVQTLDEKILTKNQRGHGLKEIVEATKLLRNAGFKICYHLMPGLYGSTPQKDLVVFKKLFSDSNFRPDYLKIYPCVVTKGSKLYQLWKRGKYQPYDDKTLINLLVQIKKIVPPYVRIIRIFRDIPSPKIFGGTKISNLREVVKKEMAKRGLKCQCIRCREIKNLKLKIKNLILVKREYQANNGKEIFLSFEDKKNDKILAFLRLYLPQSSILNSIFKVLKKSAIIRELHSYGEIVEIGKRKKGATQHQNLGKKLVRKAEQLAKKIGAKKIAVISGVGARQYWRKIGYRLQQSYMVKNIG, encoded by the coding sequence ATGACTTCGCACAAACAAAAAATTATCAAAATTATTCAAGAACTCTCTCAAAAAAAGTTTCAATCTGGCGAGAGTTTTTTATCTTTGTTCAGAAAATTAACTAAGAAATATCAAATATCACCCCCAAGTTATGTCGAAATTCTCTCGTCTTATAAATTACTGCGATCGCAGAAAAAAATAAGACGTTGTTTATTTTTTGAGGAAATGTTAAAAAAAAGACCGGTTCGCTCTCTTTCTGGTGTAGCCGTTGTCTCTGTTTTGACCAAACCTTATCCCTGTCCTGGCCAATGCCTTTATTGTCCAACTGAAAAGGGCTTTCCAAAAAGTTATTTGGCTGGCGAGCCAGCCGCCGAAAGAGCTCGTCTTTTGAACTATAATCCTTATTTACAGGTTAAAAAAAGGATTGAAACTTTACAAAAAACAGGACATTCAACCGACAAAATCGAATTGATTATTATCGGCGCCTCCTGGAGCGCTTATCCAAAAAGATATCAAGAATGGTTTATTAAAAGATGTTTTGATGGCGCTAATTTTTCAGCAAGTAAAAAATTAACGGAGGCACAGAAAAAAAATGAAAAAGCAAAAAATAGAATTATTGGTATTAGTGTGGAAACACGACCGGATTTAATCAGTTTAAAAGAAATAAAAAGAATGCGGGAATTGGGAATAACGAAGGTTGAGTTAGGTGTCCAAACACTCGATGAAAAAATTTTAACTAAGAATCAGCGTGGTCATGGTTTAAAAGAAATTGTTGAAGCAACAAAATTGTTGAGAAATGCTGGATTCAAAATTTGCTATCATCTTATGCCCGGACTTTATGGCTCGACACCCCAAAAAGATTTGGTAGTTTTTAAAAAATTATTTTCTGATTCAAATTTTCGACCAGATTACTTAAAAATTTATCCTTGTGTGGTAACCAAGGGTTCAAAACTTTATCAATTATGGAAAAGAGGAAAATACCAACCTTACGACGATAAAACTTTAATCAATTTATTGGTCCAGATAAAAAAAATTGTCCCTCCTTACGTGCGAATCATCCGAATCTTCCGCGATATTCCTTCACCAAAAATTTTTGGCGGAACAAAGATCTCCAATTTACGCGAGGTTGTCAAAAAAGAAATGGCAAAAAGGGGGTTGAAATGTCAATGCATCCGTTGTCGTGAAATTAAAAATTTAAAATTAAAAATTAAAAATTTAATTCTGGTCAAAAGAGAATATCAGGCTAATAATGGTAAAGAAATTTTTCTTTCTTTCGAGGATAAAAAAAATGACAAGATTCTTGCTTTTCTTCGTCTCTATCTGCCTCAATCTTCTATTTTAAACTCTATCTTCAAGGTTCTCAAAAAATCAGCTATCATTCGTGAACTCCACAGCTACGGCGAAATAGTAGAAATCGGTAAAAGAAAAAAGGGGGCCACCCAGCATCAAAACTTAGGCAAAAAACTTGTCCGCAAAGCCGAGCAACTGGCAAAAAAAATTGGTGCTAAAAAAATAGCTGTTATTTCCGGCGTCGGCGCTCGCCAATATTGGCGAAAAATTGGTTATAGACTTCAACAAAGTTATATGGTCAAAAATATTGGATAA